CCCCCTTCTCCCTTCATCCGGCTCCCATCCTGAGGCCGCTGCCTTCTTAGGAGGCATCTTCAGTGTGATCACTTAAAAGCAGAGGAAATCacacaatgagaaaaaaaaacactctgtcTGAGCTGTCTGATATGCAGCGGTGCAGGGCGCCAGTTTACCTTGGCTCTCCTGCTCCTTCCCCTTCTTCCTAATGACGTTTTTGAAGCAGTCTTTGAGGCACTCCATGGCTGCAACTGGAAATATTCCAATGATGAGAGAGTAGGTGGAGGTTAGAGTTGTTTACACAGTAAACAGTGATACTAGCCGGGAAACTTTTCTGGGGATCTAATCAGGAGTTGATAACACTCCAAATATAGAAATGTGTTAAGGTGCCCCAAAAATGTGGCATTAATCTGTAAAATGCATTCTTTGTTATAATCCCAAACTTTCTTATAGTGTCCcctaaaatgtgttgttttttgtaatCCCAAATGTTCTTTTAGAAGCCCCAAATCAACAAAATGTTGCATACAATTTGTCTAATTAATCCTAATTACTGTTGTAGTGCAGCCTGATTATCACAATTGGCATAATGCTCCAGAAATGTGTTGTCATGATCCCAAAGTTTGAAACTAGTtccagaaaaaatgttttaacatttcTTAGTTGTTATGATCCCAAATCTTTTAGAGTAAactaaaaaaggtatgtataaccAAAATTTGGTTTTTGATACAATCCCAGATTTTGCTATAGTGCTCCACCATTGCAAAACTTTGGTATGGATATATTTGCAGATATATTCCTCAAATGtcctcaaatatatatatatatatatatatatatatatatatatatatatatatatatatatacacgtacTTAGAGCATCTTTAAAATGTGCtgttgaaaatgttacatttcccAAAATCGTTTTTAGTTCCTcacaaatgccccaaaaatggCACTAAACACACAAAATCTGTTCATTATATCCCATAATTTGTTGTAGTGCCCCAACACTGGCAACAATAGGGTTTGAACTCCAAGGATATAATCTTAAAATATGCTATGTTCTGAAAACCCCCAAAGTTTGTGATTTGATATATAAAATGCCTCCAAATCCTCCAAATCTGGTGTAGTGACCACAGcgtttattgattattataatCCCATTGTTATGATCCCTTAAAAACCAAAAATTAAGACTATAGGCTATAGCCAATCATCAAAATATTTTGGGGTTATAATAACACGTTGTCTTTAAAAAGCTAAATTATGACATTATGTTTGGGGAAGATTGACAGACACTCAGCTGCAAACAAAAAGTGAGACTAAATGATTTAATTTCCCTACTACAAACGCTGCTCTGTGCTGCGGGCATATGGAGGAATTTGCGTCGCTGTGACTTAGCAATTTACACAAAATAGCAATTAATTAACTACTTACGTCAAATGACAAAGCCAGTAAAAATGGAAACTTACCCATGCGATGTTTTCACTGAAAGAGGATAAAGTTTGTACATCCGGCGGCGCAGTTCACTCTCACGGTCCGACTGGAGAGATATACCGGAGAGCTCAGGTTTATGGTGCACTtacaggtctctctctctctctctctctctctctctctctctctctctctctctctctctctctctctctccccctcccccccccctctctctccctccctccagacTCTCTAATTCCCGGACTTTTTGCGCTTCCTTCCCGGAACTGCCATGAGAGCACCAGTTTGTttggattgtttttgtttacccCACATATCATCACTGTGTGCTAgctgtcattttatttcattcctCCTTACTTCCTACTTCAACACTTTCTACATAATCCAGGTCCAGTGTGTCTTTATTTACTGAGACTCACTGAcagttattgttgttattttgcGCCCAAATCCCCCAAATGTGGTATGTTAACAGATAAAATCCCAGTTCCCCCATTGCCAAAAATTGGGATGGTGTTCCAAAATGATCTAATATGATATAGCTGTTATCTCTGCAACCCAAACAGAAAATGCATGGTTTACTCTCAAACACAAGCAGTTACAATGCTACAATTGACCCCATAGTCCTGGTTAGTTGTACCATACCCTGGGGTGAAATGTAACATCATGAAATTAGAATAATAACAAAAACTTGATATTGAAGCTTTCATTCAACATTTAAATGacttttaatataatatttgtgtgtgtgtgtgtgtgtgtgtgtgtgtgtgtgtgtgtgtgtgtgtgtgtgtgtgtgtatgggttgAGAGGCACGCTTCGGTCAGTCTTTCTTTTCCAAGACCAAAatttaaagcaaaaaaacataaatacattttgtaacccagACTTTTGTCACAACTAACCCAGACTATTGTCGCCATGAACTAGTTTAATTTACAGCTAAAACATTAGCACTGCATGAAAGATATCcataaagacaaacaataaacaaaagTTTGTTGAGTTTAACTGCAAACCCGGCAATGCTATCAAAAAAATAAGAGGTAAATGTGCAGTGTCTATCACAGGGCGTTAATTCTTCCCATGTGTATTGAGGACTAAACAGAGCATGTTTAGAGTGAATCAGGTGATTCAAAATGTGTTCCCGATTGGAGAAATTGGACATGTTACAACTGACCCGTGTTACAACTGACCCGTGTTACAACTACCCCCGGTCTCACTATTCCCAAATCCCTCAAATTGAGTGTTCAAAAGTTCTCTGTTATAATCCTAAAATTTTTTATTGTGCAGACAAATCTCTAAATTTGAAGTTGCCCCCAAAGATTGTCTTTTGTTATGGTCCCAAAATAGTAGGGTATAGAGTatgccaaaataaataaaaaatggtaCAGCAGCACCAAATATTGTTAACTGATATAATCCCAAATTTGTCTACAGTGCTTTAGCATTGATAAACCCCCAAATATGGTAAAGTGTCCCCAAATTGTAATTGCTATTTGATATAGTCCAAATATTTGTTATAGTCCCTTAGAAATATTACATTAAAATCCCCAAATTagctgtatacagtatgtgtcaagAGTTCAGAAGTGCTGTGTGGGGAGTTTGAGTTTGCTAAATGACCCATATTTACTCCCAAATTTGGGATATAGGTATTGTAGTGTTCCCAAATTTTGTTATCAGATTTGATCCCATAATTTGTTATAATCCCCACAAAATATGACATAATAATCCCAGAATTAGCTGTAGTTTCAGGAGTTCTATGGCCTTCTTATGGCAGGGACAGTCATGTGAAGACATGTATGGTTGTTATTATGCATCCAAATCTCACAAATTTACCATAGCCACCCTAAAATTTTATACATTTGAATTGATATAATCCTAGGTTTTGTTATAGAAAAAttggtttattattatttgttatagCACCCCCAAATCTGTGTCCCCAACATTTGTTATGAATAAACACACAATTTGTGATAATACACCGAAAATATGACAATATAATCCCATTTGTTTTCCCTATAGTGTCAGGTTTTCAAGGGCCTGCTCATGCCAGGGACAGTATGTGTcgttaaaaaacatttattgtttttattgtgcgCCCAAATCCTACAAATGTGGTGTAGCGCCTTCAAAATGTGATAACTCATATAATCCCAAATTTTGTTTTAGTGCTCCTCCCAAAAATGAGTATAGTGCTAATACAGCACTGTGCTGTTGTAAATAAGGTGTACTTTCAGGAGTTCAGGGGACTTGCTCATGCCAGGGACAGTTGTGTGGTGAAGACATTTATTGGTCTAAAAGAAACTGTGATCAATAATTCAGTTAATGACTGGTTGTTACATCATTTACCCGGCTCTCCTCCCgtctcataaaaaaaataataaaacaggacAATGATCTGATGGCATTCATGATGCAATGACAGCATTTGAATTCAGGCATATGAAAGTCGTTTTCACAGCTTATCTGAAGGGATGAAAATTCACAGACAACTGGGGAAacttgtgagaaaaaaaacaaaaactgtattgtatatatatatatatacttcgtGAGGGTAATTTCCATCATTTTCGGGTCATTTTCTAAATAGAGGATGTCAGAAATTGTACACCATAAATATATCTCTGTGTCGAAAGTCCTTATCGCAGTCATAAAAAGCTCAGTGTCCATTAAACCAGAGTGGGGATTCGAGCACAGGGATGCTTTCCCATCAGCTGGACCTGGCTGAGTCTTTATCGGACATGTCTTTATTGAGGATGAcataatgatttaaaaaaacaaaaaagggtgATGAGCTGTCTCATACGAACATTACATCAGCTGCAGCAGATGAGCGCAGCTTGATTCTTTGGTGGGCGCCGAGGCCCGTTTGGGACACTCAGAACGGGTGCTCTGAGACAAATACTGTCAGACGTATGATGGAGCTGCCTCGGAAGTTGATGACGTTGTTGACCGTGACCATCTCCAAGTCCAGCACCAACTCTCTGGGCCCCTTGATTGGCCGGGACAAGACGAGTGTGGCGCTCACATTACTGGTTTGCTGAAAGATAAAGAAGACAAGGAGAGGCATGTAAGGAATTAAGTGCAGGAACCGCTTGAATCTGACAGCTGCACACGATGGCCCAAAGCCAAGTCCCAGGGATTTTGTCGTATCATTTACATCTAGCAAACACAAGTACAAAGTCAAAAAGTTAATGTGTTTTCCATAGTGCATAAAGCCAGAGCAGGGTGTGATTAAACAAGGACAACAGAAGGTAACTTTAGAAGGATATTGTTATAGCCTGTGGTATTTTAATCATGCCACAGATAATATATACACTAATCCTCACAACAAGTCTCTTTTAAATCTGTGTTTATTCAAAATCACCCTCccagtggccgggttggattgGTGGTTAGAGCAGGctcacatatactgagaggtttatgcctcgacgcagaggtccagggttcaaatccgcactgtgatgatttcctgcatgtctacCCCCTTccgtctctcccctttctcacctagctgtcctatcaaattgaaggcggaaaagccccaaaaaaatcatcctcccaaacacattacacacacttaTTGCTCCATCTACTGGCCAAGATCAGGTGCATCATGTTTGACATCTTCCCCTTTCTTTGCAGGCATTAAACCCTACATATTTACTTTATATATAGTCCCCTTTTTCACAGCATTTGACTTTGCATAGTAGGAAAAGtgcaggtgttactaataacatcaTACACACATAACACTCTGTTCAAATGTCTCAGTAATTTagccattatttattttattattcacagctgtgtttttcctactgtgacatgtcaaaatgtgggAAAAGCCCTGCTGGTACGTAAACAAATGATATTAGAGCTGAATAATGTATGTTTCCACGGTGTGTATTCAGAATCACACCTGTAACAAAGTGGTTTAGCTCAAAACTTGACTTAGGATCAAATAATAGCTATATTTAATCTTTCAATGTAAGATTTTTAAACACAAACCTaccatgtttatttaaaaaataagagAACAACAGAAAGTTGTTTAACTGTACAGcaatttccattcatttctgcAGTTACGTTGGATTCTCTGGTGACagagtttgactttttttttttatgccagaGGAGTTGCTTAAAacaacaaatgaaaatgtatttacaacAATATATGACTGTCTGCATATCAATTCAGGTTCACAAGGatttttggcccgcctagttgtgctCCGAACCAAAAAGacgggaaactgtttttcaaactgcaattcacgacactcaaagcagaagagttttcatattcaggctgtgaaacaggttgttgtgagtCGGTTGTGTGGTAGCCTAGTCTTACAAacgtaatcattgttttgcttgatttgctaaattttatgatggctaaggaacttttttttgctgacttttggAGTTTTATGtagaccaaactgtaagtgagaatgtgtatatgtataatgtatatgagacatgcagtaatacagtcaaaaatatttggcttttcttgatttaaccctcctgttgtcctcgggtcaaatttgacccattttcaaagtttctatatcagaaattttagtttctttcaaccaaattgtcaaaaaaaaaaaaagaatgtggaTGATTCCCTGCAACGCTctttacaagtaaaataaatgatcagttcccTGCTTTCCTTGAATTTGGAtgatttattcaattttatagcatttgaaaaaaaattttgaaaaaaagcttaaaaaacgtcagaaaaaaacgttttaaaaacgtgtcaaaaacgtcaaaaaaggttacaaaaacgatgtaaaaagtgacaaaaacattgggaaaagcGACGTTGAAAACTAACTTTGTTAtaaatttcgacccagaaaaacaacaagttgcatggtcgacaggaagacaataaagcatgtcaataaactatacatttCTTGTCCTTGACATGATTCTCATttcccagtgtggcccttagtgaaaatgagtttgacacctctGCTTTTAGGGTGTTAATGTGACACTTGAGCAGTTCACGGATCTCGGAAAGTACTCACCCTCATGTAAAACTCTCGTCCTTCGTTGCCCGACTTTATCTGGAAGATGTAGAAGGCGCCGGGGTAGCGCGTGGTGGCCTGCATCTGGAAGATGTCTGCAGGCACGCTGCGCCCCGACGACAAGTCCATGTGTCGGTACAGAATAGTGAAGGGTTTGTCCCTGCAGGCAGGGTTCTCAGCTGAACACATACACTGactgcagaggaggaggacacacacacacacacacacacacaagtaaataaatgtaactttGTGTTAGGTGATGCCGTGTGATAATGAACATAAATGTTATGGTACAGTAGAAGTACTCACTTGTCACTAACTTCGATGTAAGGAGAGTGACACTGTAAAGCATCCAGGCATGTATAGCCTCCCTGGAAATTGAAACATACTTGTGCTGTTGTACAGGTGTTGTTACCAGTGTCACATTCATTGATATCTTCAAaatcaaacacacaacaaagtcagttaaaacaacatcaacatcatcatcatcatcatcatcatcatcatcatcagagaAACAACATTGAGAAAGCATCAACAGTACAGTTAGTGAGAATGACTGTGCCatacaaatactgtacaaaGAGATCACATaataatactaaaaaaaaacttgttttaaaCATTAGCTGATGTAAAAACTGATCAGTAAACATGCTACACATATTTGCAACTAGTCTAAATGCTggattcatttaaataaattgtttaGTTGCAGGTGTGGAATTTTAACCAAATAAAAAGCTCAAATATGACACATTTTAGGGGATGGATGAAAAGTATTCCTAGCAAAAATGATCAAAGCAAGCAGGTTTAAATTACGTTATACACTtttctgattaaaaaaagaattacaatACACAACAAGACAATTCACAGCAGCTTTTTGAATAATGTTTCCATTCGTAGTTGCACAAATATTTGCATCTAAACTGCGCCCAAATTGACattaaaaatgaacatttatTCAGTTATTCAGTTACCTTCACAACTCCTGCCGTCCTCAAATACGTAATATCCAGGCGGACAGATGCAGGAGAAGGAGCCGGGGGTGTTCACACATCTGTACTGACACAGAAACTCAGAGAAGCTGCACTCATCCAAGTCTAcagggaattaaaaaaaatatatatttaaaggtgccgtaggtaggattgcaaagatccaggacttagccaaaaatgaacatcaacaacttctcagtccctcccccctttctgctaaagcccaaaacggtctcctaagcccctcccccccaaaagggagaatgaatgtgtgtacatgAGCAGTGATAATTTTTTCAGATAAAGGAATTGATCACCCATCAACaccattaaaatacaaaaaccacAACCCACTCGTCTCACCGATGCAAGAAGTACCGTCGGCCGCCAACTCAAATCCCTCGTCACAGTTGCACATAAAGGAGCCGTAGGTATTAAAGCAGCCGTGACTGCACGGTTCATCTTCACACTCATCCACATCTGCAAGAACAACAGATGTGGAACAGAACATGTTTAATACAACATTGGTACCTGGCATGGAAGTGTGAAAAGAAACAATGAGCCTGTTTCTTTGCACAGGGCATTtattatgcctgtgtgtgtgtgtgtgtgtgtgtgtgtgtgtgtgtgtcggtgtgtgtgctgtgtgtgtgtgtctgtgtctgtgtgtctgtgtgtgtctgtgtgtgtgtgtgtgtgtgtgtaccttgacAGGTCCTGCTGTCCGGGTTGAGGATGAAGCCGGGATTACAGGAGCAGGAATAAGAGCCGGGGACGTTGGCACACAGCTGTTGGCAGTAACCATAGCGACATTCATCAATATCTGGtcaaaaagaaagagacaaactgGTTATGAATCACAACATACACATCTATAATGTAGGTCTGTTTACTGTGATATGAATAAAAACCCAGCTTCATAACCTTTATTTTAGTACGTTCACGATTTATTGATGTGATTTGGCAAAAACTCTGCTGAGCTGCTTCACTGCACAGACCATGAAGAGGGCGCTGTTCTAAAGCTTTTAGAGCTTGTAAAGGCATTTTGTAAAAGGAAGACAAGAAGCATTGTCTTTTCTACACTATCCAACAGTGCTAAGTAATATGGTCTTAATTTTGGGACCTACAATCATATCCCTACTTGGCCATTGtctcatttattttgtgtgtattttgttttagtGTAATGGAGCACTTGGGTGGTTTTGAATAGTTTAGGCCAATAACTACAAATCATGCACAATCCACTTTACTGCCAAATCAACTTTGTACCTTCAAGGCTGCCATTGCGTTTATTAcagtattttaaaaaagaaaaacaaactataAACCTCCTTGACAGGAATAAACAATCTCAATGAATAATTactaaaaaaatttttttttttaatatggtaTGATAACTGTTTCTTGTTGGGGATTTTAAGCAAAACCTCACAGACTTGAGACAATCAACCTTTCTGAATGCTAGAAGTCACTGAATATACATTATCCTTTTCACAATGGTTAATCACTGTTGGCCTTTCAGATTTTTCCCAAACAACATGGCTTGTGAATCAGATGCCTTTTAGTAACAAATGCTTGACTTTCAAATGTCAGAGCTTCCTTAAATGCATCGCAACTTAAGGGAGTTCCAACTGTTTCTGTTAGTATTTACGTTAGTGCAAAATAACAATGTTCACTATGATGGATTACCTTTCTCAAGCAAGTTCATTTTTACAacctttaaaggacaaatctggcgcaaaatgaacctaggggttaataacacgtgtactgagccgaccgttctctgggatatgtttcatactaatcaaatgtgaccagttttagcccaaaccgttaattagcttataacgctagtagtcggggcaagggtaaagtaaaaataaatggctatttctacaccactaacaaggctcaaaatagcaccacacttccacggtagcataatgagggtccctacatgtaaaccgaagcattgagaactttgtaagtgtacagacagtttattaaaaagatagtttagaaagacgaacgacgaacgccatgcttgagctatgttactggttactggttacacagCGTTCGTCTTTcaactgctcatgactgttttcccaagatggcgcccgcctgtatacgtgaacggtactgtctttctaaactatctttttaataaactgtctgtacacttataaAGTTCTCattgcttcggtttacatgtagggaccctcattatgctaccgtggaagtgtggtgctattttgagccttgttagtggtgtagaaatagccatttctttttactttacccttgccctgacgactagcgttataagctaattagcggtttgcgctaaaactggtcacattcgattagcatgaaaacatatcccagggAACAGTCGACtcagtacacatgtgttattaacccctaggttcattttgcgccggatttgtcctctAATAAACTGACTGGTACACTTAGGAAAACATTTAGCAGCACTATTGTAAAGTACCTGCAATTGGAATATGCAAAACCAGTCCTCCACAATTATTTTGACAATGGTATGCTGATGTTCACTCACCCTGGCACTGCCCCCCAATGAGCCAGAATCCTTCAGTGCAGGAACAGGTGTAGCCACCTGCTGTGTTGATGCAGACCTGGGTGGGGTTACAGTGATGAGAGTTTGTCTCACATTCATCGATGTCTGGAACACAGAGAAGGAGTCGAGAAAAGAGAGGGGGGTTATTATTAAtagtttcttttctgtttttgtagaGTGGAGAATGTAATGGACTAGATAACAATCAATGAAATAACATTGTTACAGCAGTCAAATTACATAGAAGAATCACAAAAAGACATAAGGACTTCAGGGTCCAATAAAAAcgtgaataaataaaatcttgACCAGATACTCTAAACATATGCTGTACATTGATATTGCCTGGTTCTATTCTGTACATGATTATTATGGTAAAATGATGGGACATTATGATGGGGACATTATGAAAACTTATCAAATAGACATTTAGCACATTAACTTTTAGTTTTCAGTATGATTATGTAAACTtgcatacatgtttttttttgtttcagctTGGAAGTAGTCCTTAGAATCTACACTAAAGCGACACCTGGAGAGCCTCATAAGGTCTACAGAGTTAGGAAAAGTTGCTGCTTATGGAAGAATGTCATACTGTATAGGACGTCACAACAGAAAACTACTTCTAAGCAAGCCCCTTTATTAGTTTGACCCctcttgtgtctgtgtttgagtgGAGTGGGAAAGGGAACTTCTGTTTGGAAATAGGATGTCCTTTTTTCTAATTTATAGTACCGATGTTATAATCAAATCATAAAAGCTTCAAAGCCTACTGAAGGTAACTCTACTACACTTTTTGAGGGTTACATGCCTTGCTCAAAAACCTGTAGACTGCTGGCTCGGAGATTGCACCTACAATCTTTTAGTCAAAAGTCGGTTTTTCCAACACTCGGTTTTCACCACCctgtgtttaaaataaaactcttaACACAACAGTTAACGTTTCAGTCCAGCATCAATGTACAGTTGTTTTTGCACAAGATTAAAGATTTCTCAGATTACAATCTGAATTCCTTTTGACGCAGCACATACACTACATCATAATAGCCATATTTCCTTATGAGGATATGACAAATCAAAAATTCCAACTTCTGTTTATGGTTCTCAGACCATGAAGTCACCAATCTCTAGAAAAGAGGTGGGGGAAGTGGGTGggagtgttttttttggacAGGCAGTTACGATAAGTGATAACGTCTGTCGGTGGGACTGCTGCCCTTTGTGCCAACTTGGACCACTGGCCCTTcacgggggtgggggggtggctAAGGCCCGGAGTGCTCGGCTGCTAGCCAACAGCTACACGGCCCCCGACACCTGCATGCAGTTACCAGTCAAAACCTCTCTGAACGGTCTTCATCTGCACCCCATGTGTGGCCTTAATGTGGATCTccagcgcgcacacacgcacacacacacacacacacacacacacacacacacacacacacacacacacacacacacacacacacacacacacacacacacacacacacacacacacacacacacacacacacacacacacacacacacacaagctgcaggAGCGTTTCAGTTCAGCTCCTTATATAGACTGTTTCATGAGCTGCCCACAAGCTTTGGGGTCACCGCTGACAACCCTGATCAGCTTCAGGGGAGACATGACAGATGGGATTTTGTTTGACATGTCGGCCACATATAGAAAAACTGAGAAAACTTGAATAGTTGAAAGATTTTGACATCAAATTTGTACACAAACGGATTCAAAATAATCCCCGGTGGCTTTTAATGCCAGGTCCTCTTAGTTACACCGATGAACATGTCAGCTGTGTTCCTCGTCTGCTCTCAATGCACATGGAAAAAACACTGAATGTGCTCATAAGCAACTTATAACTGTGATgagaaacatttcacaaaacagtCTTCTTAGATCAATTACCATGCATTTTTGGTTTCAAAAGCCTACAAGTTTGGACATTTTTCTCAAGCCACAGAGGAGCATGTAATCCTTAAGTGAAAACATGAAAATCCCCAAAACTGGAGTTATGAGCGGAAATGAACAGCACAGTCCCACGTGAGGAGAAAGAAACAGTATCTGAACTCTGGATGCATCATTTGACTTACAACACTCTGGGCTGCTGGTTCATATGACAGTGTGTAAAAGGGTGCTTGAGCAATCTATCTCCTGCTTAAAGAatcagttcacccaaatcacaaaaaaacaattctctGCCATTATAAGTGTCTGGTTAAGCAGGTAGTTTTG
This region of Sander vitreus isolate 19-12246 chromosome 20, sanVit1, whole genome shotgun sequence genomic DNA includes:
- the fbln5 gene encoding fibulin-5 — protein: MLFEIRGFRFCSSARMLAALVFILLCIQPGHGQTCTDGFSYDHRARQCVDVDECRTLPDVCRGDMRCVNQNGGYLCIPRSLYNQPYRPETPALPEPVYPDPSGGGAFLPALPRSVEPSYPRVRTTAQCILGYTPAEDGTCNDIDECETNSHHCNPTQVCINTAGGYTCSCTEGFWLIGGQCQDIDECRYGYCQQLCANVPGSYSCSCNPGFILNPDSRTCQDVDECEDEPCSHGCFNTYGSFMCNCDEGFELAADGTSCIDLDECSFSEFLCQYRCVNTPGSFSCICPPGYYVFEDGRSCEDINECDTGNNTCTTAQVCFNFQGGYTCLDALQCHSPYIEVSDNQCMCSAENPACRDKPFTILYRHMDLSSGRSVPADIFQMQATTRYPGAFYIFQIKSGNEGREFYMRQTSNVSATLVLSRPIKGPRELVLDLEMVTVNNVINFRGSSIIRLTVFVSEHPF